The Penaeus monodon isolate SGIC_2016 chromosome 5, NSTDA_Pmon_1, whole genome shotgun sequence genome window below encodes:
- the LOC119573585 gene encoding serine/arginine repetitive matrix protein 1-like — MIRPDVTNSLAETRAVSFLENFSVQASGDRYPKRGPLPQARTVTPSEDRFPKRGPFPQARTVSPSEDRFPKRGPLPQARTVSPSEDRFPKRGPLPHARTVSPREDRFPKRGPSPQARTVSPSEDRFPKRGPFPQARTVSPREDRYPKRGPLPQARTVSQKRGPFPQARTVTPSEDRYPKRGPFPQARTVTPSEDRFPKRGPFPQARTFTPREDRFPKRGPFPQARTFTPSEDRFPKRGLSP, encoded by the coding sequence ATGATCCGGCCTGACGTCACGAACTCCCTCGCAGAGACCAGGGCGGTGTCTTTTTTGGAGAACTTTTCGGTGCAGGCAAGTGGAGACCGTTACCCCAAGCGAGGACCGTTACCCCAAGCGAGGACCGTTACCCCAAGCGAGGACCGTTTCCCCAAGCGAGGACCGTTTCCCCAAGCGAGGACCGTTTCCCCAAGCGAGGACCGTTTCCCCAAGCGAGGACCGTTACCCCAAGCGAGGACCGTTTCCCCAAGCGAGGACCGTTTCCCCAAGCGAGGACCGTTACCCCACGCGAGGACCGTTTCCCCACGCGAGGACCGTTTCCCCAAGCGAGGACCTTCACCCCAAGCGAGGACCGTTTCCCCAAGCGAGGACCGTTTCCCCAAGCGAGGACCGTTTCCCCAAGCGAGGACCGTTTCCCCACGCGAGGACCGTTACCCCAAGCGAGGACCGTTACCCCAAGCGAGGACCGTTTCCCAAAAGCGAGGACCGTTTCCCCAAGCGAGGACCGTTACCCCAAGCGAGGACCGTTACCCCAAGCGAGGACCGTTTCCCCAAGCGAGGACCGTTACCCCAAGCGAGGACCGTTTCCCCAAGCGAGGACCGTTTCCCCAAGCGAGGACCTTCACCCCACGCGAGGACCGTTTCCCCAAGCGAGGACCGTTTCCCCAAGCGAGGACCTTCACCCCAAGCGAGGACCGTTTCCCCAAGCGAGGACTTTCACCCTAA